Proteins from a genomic interval of Gadus morhua chromosome 21, gadMor3.0, whole genome shotgun sequence:
- the mtif3 gene encoding translation initiation factor IF-3, mitochondrial — MSATHLRWALSLAARRAGPSWTASPRALPTCGEEKGFLRGPPTAPPGPGGHFSTEAGETPPAAVVPPPKKKKQDPNARTTINSVGRKIHQRLLQVMGVGGESLGNMHRSDAIRLMDEQGLKLVLVDDSADPPLYQLMSGKQIHEEQLKLREKQKAKPAAVQVKELTFSSDIASHDLSTKLKQVQSWLEKKNHVRITLRAKRTASKVALDQTLDDMVQQMPMTVGFVAKPKVIRDGRAMCILRPPSAKELAPQKEKSKPPPPPPTDATPQCSEPGTPPDSPAGPADASKDQAQQ; from the exons ATGTCTGCCACTCATCTTCGCTGGGCTTTGAGCCTTGCAGCAAGGCGAGCGGGCCCCAGCTGGACCGCCTCACCCAGGGCTCTTCCAACGTGCGGGGAGGAGAAGGGCTTCCTGCGtggcccccccaccgcccctccGGGCCCCGGGGGCCACTTCTCGACGGAGGCCGGAGAGACCCCCCCGGCCGCCGTCGTGCCCCCtcccaagaagaagaagcaagACCCCAATGCGCGGACCACTATCAACAGCGTTGGCCGCAAGATCCACCAGCGGCTCCTGCAGGTGATGGGCGTGGGGGGGGAGAGCCTGGGCAACATGCACCGCAGCGACGCCATCCGCCTCATGGACGAGCAGGGCCTCAAGCTGGTGCTGGTGGACGACTCCGCCGACCCGCCCCTCTACCAACTGATGAGCGGGAAGCAGATCCACGAGGAGCAGCTGAAGCTGCGCGAGAAGCAGAAAGCCAAGCCCG CCGCTGTTCAGGTGAAGGAGCTCACCTTTTCCTCGGATATCGCCTCGCATGACCTTTCGACGAAGCTGAAACAAGTCCAGAGCTGGCTAGAAAAGAAGAACCACGTGCGAATCACACTGCGGGCCAAACGCACAGCATCCAAAGTCGCCCTG GACCAGACCCTGGACGACATGGTGCAGCAGATGCCGatgacggtgggcttcgttgccAAGCCCAAAGTCATCAGAGACGGCAGGGCCATGTGCATTCTCCGCCCGCCCTCCGCCAAGGAACTGGCGCCTCAGAAGGAGAAAAGCaaaccgccaccaccgccgccaacaGACGCTACACCACAGTGCAGCGAGCCCGGAACGCCTCCCGATAGCCCTGCTGGCCCTGCTGATGCATCAAAGGACCAGGCACAACAGTAG
- the LOC115533992 gene encoding adhesion G-protein coupled receptor G2 → MRGNAFYFFNIQTNGSSNCYICKNRGMRPVQEISENPFTDQGPDPAEAAKFMNNLDSYLTKMNESSALVSIGATKGIMVKQDELEIDEIGGVSVGYGCGENNDLLIADDEKDLSTCAGSVLISKEAFQDAYIRNATVPFAGIFRFNNMDKDELNSGVLLNQVIAIDMGTAITNLSDRIKLNFRSGTEEGIPSCRSWNGEGSLPNWTENGCDTIVSGDNVSCQCSHLTFFAVIMSPLHNPTISAADVKSLNYITYIGCGLSIFFLGIAFFMHFVMRRTKASKSKEILIQLMIALFLLNLSFLTNELVANLHSTWSCQAMAAFMHYSMLVTFTWFAMNALHLWLNFYYGGNISIQRYILKVSVTAWAIPIVLVVTLLILGKYGQIAIASEEHKTTMCWMTDEEIQYIINITYYAVVFLFTFSTLIVLLSWLYLTKTSREENVRIGGSSAGICSVFGLCSALGVTWGFAFFAHGVLRLPSYYIFTILNSFQGFFLFLYYYKTSEMVHEVESSGSSSQNMTDVTE, encoded by the exons ATGAGGGGCAATGCTTTCTACTTCTTCAACATACAAACCAATGGATCAAGCAACTGCTATATTTGTAAGAATAGAGGGATGAGACCTGTGCAAGAAATATCTGAAAATCCGTTCACTGACCAAGGACCTGACCCTGCTGAGGCAGC GAAATTTATGAATAATTTGGACTCGTACCTTACTAAGATGAATGAGTCTTCGGCTCTCGTGTCCATTGGTGCCACCAAGGGCATCATGGTGAAACAAGATGAGCTTGAAATCGACGAGATCGGTGGGGTCTCTGTTGGCTATGGCTGTGGGGAAAATAACGATTTGCTA ATTGCTGATGATGAAAAAGATCTATCTACCTGTGCAGGATCTGTTTTGATCTCAAAAGAAGCATTTCAAGATGCATACATACGGAACGCCACTGTTCCGTTTGCAGGTATTTTCAGATTCAACAATATGGATaag GATGAGTTGAACAGCGGTGTCTTGCTCAACCAGGTCATAGCAATTGACATGGGGACTGCCATAACCAATCTCAGCGacagaattaaattaaatttcagGAGTGGGACAGAG GAAGGGATACCATCTTGTCGTTCGTGGAATGGTGaag GTAGTCTGCCAAACTGGACAGAGAATGGATGTGACACAATAGTGTCTGGAGACAATGTTTCATGCCAGTGCTCCCACCTGACATTCTTTGCTGTGATCATG TCTCCACTCCACAATCCAACCATCTCGGCAGCTGACGTAAAGTCCCTCAACTACATCACCTACATCGGATGTGGCTTGTCGATTTTCTTCCTGGGCATAGCTTTCTTCATGCATTTTGTGATGAG GAGGACCAAGGCCAGCAAGAGCAAAGAGATCCTGATCCAGTTGATGATTGCCCTGTTCCTGCTCAACCTCTCCTTCCTGACCAACGAGTTGGTTGCAAACCTGCACAGCACTTGGAGCTGCCAGGCAATGGCAGCCTTTATGCACTACTCCATGTTGGTGACCTTCACATGGTTTGCTATGAATGCCTTACACCTCTGGCTGAACTTCTACTATGGCGGTAACATTTCCATCCAGCGTTACATACTCAAAGTGTCTGTCACAGCCTGGG CAATTCCAATTGTATTGGTGGTTACCCTTTTAATTCTGGGAAAGTATGGCCAGATAGCCATTGCTTCGGAAGAGCATAAGACTACCAT GTGCTGGATGACAGATGAGGAGATCCAGtacatcatcaacatcaccTACTACGCCGTGGTCTTCCTCTTCACCTTCTCCACCCTCATTGTCCTCCTGTCCTGGCTCTACCTGACCAAAACATCTCGAGAAGAGAACGTCAGAATTGGCGGCAGCAGCGCGGGCATCTGCAGTGTCTTTGGACTGTGCTCCGCTCTGGGCGTCACGTGGGGCTTTGCGTTCTTTGCACACGGTGTCCTGCGGCTTCCCTCCTACTACATCTTCACCATTCTCAATTCTTTCCAAG gctttttcctttttctttacTACTACAAAACCAGTGAAATGGTACATGAAGTAGAGAGCTCCGGTAGCAGCAGCCAGAACATGACCGATGTTACTGAATGA